One genomic window of Deltaproteobacteria bacterium includes the following:
- a CDS encoding TetR/AcrR family transcriptional regulator has protein sequence EGVDRVNTNRVAEVAGVSIGSLYQYFPNKEAMMQALIDSYSNRLVEHLSGYLQQLSQEPAAGAIRSYVKAMLSLPREDPELHRAFVLVVFKLGHASIRQLEEQLLFIVRAYLETQKHRLIPKNLDLAAFILVTTVESVTNIALLKHPEYISTDEFEIELSSIITRYLIGSDELS, from the coding sequence GAAGGTGTAGACCGGGTCAATACCAACCGGGTTGCCGAAGTGGCAGGGGTAAGCATCGGCTCGCTCTATCAGTACTTCCCCAACAAAGAAGCGATGATGCAGGCGCTGATCGATAGCTACTCCAACCGCCTCGTTGAGCACCTCTCCGGCTATCTGCAGCAGCTGAGTCAGGAGCCGGCGGCAGGCGCGATTCGGTCCTACGTGAAGGCTATGCTCAGTTTGCCACGGGAGGACCCGGAGCTGCATCGCGCATTTGTTTTGGTTGTGTTCAAGCTCGGCCACGCCAGTATCCGCCAGTTGGAGGAGCAGCTCTTGTTTATTGTGCGTGCTTACCTTGAGACTCAGAAGCACCGACTGATCCCGAAGAATTTAGACCTAGCAGCTTTCATATTGGTCACAACTGTAGAGAGTGTCACCAACATCGCTTTACTGAAGCACCCCGAATACATTTCAACCGATGAATTTGAAATCGAGCTTTCAAGCATCATCACCCGTTACCTCATTGGAAGCGATGAGTTGAGCTAA